From the genome of Lutzomyia longipalpis isolate SR_M1_2022 chromosome 2, ASM2433408v1, one region includes:
- the LOC129790442 gene encoding synaptophysin-like, whose amino-acid sequence MVSYTLAPFQEPRGVMRILQFIFAICAFATTVNFSTTLTMQNCDLKNETRSFDLEYPFRFAATLCRVGDTDKSVSAIVSSDAQFFVATGVLSLLYCIFIIVVYAFIDELYKSKTEIPLADFMLTTVLAVFWLSGSAAWANGTNALKSVTDPTDIRTLCGNLNSCMVTVGSFSRLNISLIFGFLNFFLWASDLWFLYKETIWFQSRQAATSPGV is encoded by the exons ATGGTATCCTACACACTGGCACCCTTCCAGGAGCCCCGTGGAGTAATGAGAATCCTGCAATTT atctTTGCAATTTGCGCTTTTGCCACCACCGTCAACTTCTCTACAACGTTAACAATGCAGAATtgcgatttaaaaaatgaaactcGTAGCTTTGATCTGGAGTATCCCTTCCGATTTGCTGCTACGCTTTGCAGAGTTGGTGATACAGATAAGAGTGTATCCGCCATTGTGTCTTCAGATGCTCAATTTTTCGTGGCCACTGGTGTCCTGTCGCTTCTTTACTGCATTTTCATAATTGTCGTGTATGCTTTTATCGATGAGCTGTATAAGAGTAAGACGGAGATACCCCTCGCGGACTTCATGCTAACCACCGTTCTCGCGGTGTTCTGGCTCTCCGGAAGTGCTGCCTGGGCAAATGGTACTAACGCCCTTAAGAGTGTAACTGATCCAACTGATATTAGGACATTGTGCGGTAATCTCAACAGCTGCATGGTGACTGTGGGTAGTTTCTCACGACTTAATATTTCTCTG ATCTTTGGCTTTCTCAACTTCTTCCTGTGGGCATCTGATTTGTGGTTCCTCTACAAGGAAACAATTTGGTTCCAATCACGACAGGCTGCAACATCTCCAGGAGTCTAA